The sequence ACCATAAAATTTTCCGCAGCGGAAGAGGCATCCGAATTCTGGATGCCTCTTCTTTTTGTCTGCTGCGACTTACTCACCGGAAAGCCAGACGGAAAGTCCTTCTGCTGCCTGTTTCGCTGACCTGCTCTTTGTCAGATTGGTTGCCATGCCGGAGAGGACAGCCCGCCTCGGCTTGCCTGTCATTAGCTCCGTGCGGATCATTTCCGCGCTGACAATTTCCTCTTCAGGTGCGTCAGGGTCTTTCATGACCTCTTCAAGTGCGGCGACCAGTTCTTCGGCCGTCATCTCCGCCGGCCCCTCCGTGAATTGAAACTCGATCAGCTGATCTCGGGTCAGAAAAGGTGTCTCGACAGCCGATGCGATCGCATCCATCGTATTCCGGATGAATGCTGGCAGATTTTTATGATCCAACGTTCCGTTACTGATTACAATCAGTTCAATATACCCTTTAATGATGCCATTCAGCATCGTGATCAGATCAGGCATCCGGTCCCGATACTCTTCCCCGTACAGATCGATCAGCAGTTTTTCCTGTGTCAGATACATCTTTTTCCGCATACTTTCCATCTGGTCCCTCATAGATTCATTCATCGGATTCGCCTGCTCCCTGATCAGGGTGAGGATGAACGATGAGTAGTCATCCAGTTCCTCGAAATAGATGGATAGCGAGTGTTCAAACCGGCTTGCACTTGTGCTTTCCCCGATGAACACACCCTCGATCCGATTGACGATTTTTTCACTGAAATACGTGATGATACCCCCAAGAAGACTTTCCTTCGATTTGAATGATAAATAAAAAGAGCCTTTCGATATTCCGCAGGCATCGGTGATCTGCTGGATGGATGTTGCGTCATACCCATTCTTTGCAAACAGTTCCGCCGCTTTCTTGATGATCATTTCCTTTTTTTCTGTCACAGATACGCCTCCTCCGTCTGATATGGACGTCCAATTATTGACTCTGACTGACCGGTCAGTTATCATTACAACGTATTATAGCAAACTGTTAAAATTAACGCTATGGAGGTTATTATGAACCCGATCATCAATTTTGTCATGAAGAACAAGTTAGCGGTATGGATCTTGACAATCATCATTACAGCGGCCGGCATCTATTCCGGCACGCGAATGAAACTCGAAACCATTCCGGATATCACAGTGCCGATCGTCAGTGTGACGACCATCTATCCAGGAGCGCCCCCCCAGCAGGTCGATGATGAACTGGCAGCACCTCTTGAGAGGCTGATGCGCAACTTGAAAGGCGTCTCCGCAGTCAGTTCCACGTCCTACCAGAATGCCTCCTCCCTCCAGATCGAGTACAAATTCGGCACGGATATGAAGGCCGCTGAAGAAGACGTAAAAGAATCCCTCAGCAGCTTCGATCTTCCGGAAAACGCGGAAGAACCATCGGTAGGAAGAATCAGCATCAACGCGTTTCCGATCCTCGGACTGAGTGTCTCAGAAGAAGGAGCTTCGCTTGAAGACCTCACGAGCCATGTCCAGAACGACCTTGTGCCATCTCTGGAAGGTATCGACGGTGTATCGGACGTCGCAGTGACCGGCCAGCAGGTCGAGGAAGTCCAGCTTACGTTCCTCCCTGACAAATTGAAGCAGTATAATCTGGATGAAAAGACGGTCAGGCAGCTGATTCAGGCAACTGATATGAAAATGCCGCTCGGACTGCTGGGATTCGGCAGTGAAGAACAATCAGTCGTCGTTGATGGTAAACTGACCACCATTGAAGAGCTGAAAAAGCTTGAAATCCCGATTACACCGCAAGCCCCTGCTGCCGGGGCAGCTGACAGTGCTGCTCTGCAGAGCGGGCTGTCCGGGCAGCCCGACGGACAGATGCCGGGTCAGATGCCTGCTGACATCCAACTGCCTGCCGTAACACTTGGCGACATTGCGGATATCGAAGAGGTCGGCAAAGCCGAGTCCATCTCCCGCACGAACGGAAAAGAAGCGATCTCCCTGCAAATCACGAAATCGCAGGATGCCAACACTGTAACAGTTGCCAATGGCGTCAAGGATAAAATTGAGCAATATCAGAAAGACAATAAGGATTTCACGATTTCCACTACGCTCGATCAGGGGGAACCGATTGAACAATCCATCGAAACGATGCTCAGCAAAGCGATATTCGGTGCATTATTCGCAGTCGTCATCATTTTGCTGTTCCTGCGTAATTTCAAGTCGACCCTGATTTCGATCATCTCGATACCGCTGTCCCTGCTCATTGCAGTCCTTCTGCTGAATCAGATGGACATTACACTCAACATCATGACGCTCGGTGCCATGACCGTTGCGATCGGCCGGGTGATCGATGACTCGATTGTCGTCGTCGAAAATATCTACCGGCGCATGCATCTCCCGGATGAGAAGCTGAAGGGCCGGGAGCTCATACGGGAATCGACGAAACAGATGATCCGGCCGATCTTGTCCTCCACCCTTGTGACCATTGCCGTTTTCGTACCGCTCGGACTCGTCAGCGGTATGGTCGGTGAGCTGTTCATGCCGTTCGCTCTGACTGTCGTGTTCGCACTGCTCGCTTCCCTGCTTGTCGCCATCACGATCGTTCCGATGATGGCCCACTCGCTGTTCCGGAAACAACTGGACGGAACGGTGAAGGCGAAGAAAGAGCACCATGGCAGACTCGCACTCAGCTACAGGCGGATGCTTGAGTGGTCGCTGAACCATAAAGTGATTACAGCGCTGATTTCGATCGCCCTGCTCGTCGGCAGTCTTTTCCTCATCCCGAAAGTGGGCGTCAGCTTCCTGCCGGATGAAGAGCAGAAAACGATGTACATCACCTATACGCCAGCACCTGGCGAGCCGCTTGAAACCGTGGATGAAAATGCGGAGAAAGCGGAAGATCTGCTGCTCGGTAAGGACGATGTGGAAACGGTTCAAGTATCAGTCGGCGGGCAGAACCCGATGGCGCCGGGAGCGTCAAACGGCGGCCTGCTATTCGTCACATTCGATGAAGATACACCGGAATTCACGAAAGTGAAAGATGACACGCTTGCGGAACTGCAGAATATGAAGACGGACGGTGAATGGAAATCCCAGGATTTCGCAGCAACCGGAGCGAGCAGCCAGGTGAGCTATGGCATCTATGGCAGCAGCCTGAAAGATCTGCAGGCCGCTGCTGAAGAAGTCGAAACTGTCTTGACAGATAACAAGGAACTGAAAGATCCGAAAACCAGCTTATCCCGCACCTACAAGGAATACACACTGGAAGCCGATCAGGAGAAACTGACGCAAGCCGGCTTGACGACTGCACAGATCGGCGGTGTGCTGTATCCGGATACGCGGAAAGATGTTCTGACCAAATTGGATCAGGACGGCCGTTCCATCGATGTGGTCATCCATAAGGATACCGAGTCACTGAAATCGATCGACGACCTGCTGAAACAGACGGTCATGTCCCCTCTCGGCAAGGAAATTCCGGTTTCCGACCTGGTCACTGTCAAGGAAGGCACTACATCGGATACAGTGTCCCGGAAAGACGGAAAGCTGTACGCCAGTGTGACAGCGGACATCACCTCCAAAGATGTCGGAAGTGTCTCGGCCGACGTTCAGAAACAGATCGACAAACTCGATCTGCCGTCCGGCGTCCAGGTGAAATCAGCAGGTGTGACAGAAGATATCGCGGAAGCTTTCACCCAGCTCGGACTGGCGATGCTTGCTGCCATCGCAATTGTCTATCTGATTCTCGTCATCACGTTCGGCGGAGGACTTGCGCCGCTTGCAATTCTCTTCTCGCTGCCATTCACAGTCATCGGAGCCCTCGTCGGTCTGCTGATTGCAGGCGAAACGATCAGTGTATCCGCGATGATCGGACTGCTGATGCTCATCGGTATCGTCGTCACGAACGCCATCGTGCTGATCGATAGGGTCATCCACCAGGAACAGGCCGGTTCACCGACCCGTGAAGCACTCCTCGAAGCCGGCGCCACACGTCTGCGCCCTATCCTGATGACCGCACTGGCTACGATCGGTGCACTCATACCGTTAGCGATCGGCGCGGAAGGCAGCGGGCTGATCTCGAAAGGACTCGGCGTTACCGTTATCGGCGGTTTGGTGAGTTCCACATTGCTGACACTGGTCTTCGTACCGATTGTCTATGAATTCCTCGGTAAGTTCAGAAGGAAAAAAACTGCAGCCCGGATGTAAACCG comes from Sporosarcina trichiuri and encodes:
- a CDS encoding TetR/AcrR family transcriptional regulator encodes the protein MTEKKEMIIKKAAELFAKNGYDATSIQQITDACGISKGSFYLSFKSKESLLGGIITYFSEKIVNRIEGVFIGESTSASRFEHSLSIYFEELDDYSSFILTLIREQANPMNESMRDQMESMRKKMYLTQEKLLIDLYGEEYRDRMPDLITMLNGIIKGYIELIVISNGTLDHKNLPAFIRNTMDAIASAVETPFLTRDQLIEFQFTEGPAEMTAEELVAALEEVMKDPDAPEEEIVSAEMIRTELMTGKPRRAVLSGMATNLTKSRSAKQAAEGLSVWLSGE
- a CDS encoding efflux RND transporter permease subunit — its product is MNPIINFVMKNKLAVWILTIIITAAGIYSGTRMKLETIPDITVPIVSVTTIYPGAPPQQVDDELAAPLERLMRNLKGVSAVSSTSYQNASSLQIEYKFGTDMKAAEEDVKESLSSFDLPENAEEPSVGRISINAFPILGLSVSEEGASLEDLTSHVQNDLVPSLEGIDGVSDVAVTGQQVEEVQLTFLPDKLKQYNLDEKTVRQLIQATDMKMPLGLLGFGSEEQSVVVDGKLTTIEELKKLEIPITPQAPAAGAADSAALQSGLSGQPDGQMPGQMPADIQLPAVTLGDIADIEEVGKAESISRTNGKEAISLQITKSQDANTVTVANGVKDKIEQYQKDNKDFTISTTLDQGEPIEQSIETMLSKAIFGALFAVVIILLFLRNFKSTLISIISIPLSLLIAVLLLNQMDITLNIMTLGAMTVAIGRVIDDSIVVVENIYRRMHLPDEKLKGRELIRESTKQMIRPILSSTLVTIAVFVPLGLVSGMVGELFMPFALTVVFALLASLLVAITIVPMMAHSLFRKQLDGTVKAKKEHHGRLALSYRRMLEWSLNHKVITALISIALLVGSLFLIPKVGVSFLPDEEQKTMYITYTPAPGEPLETVDENAEKAEDLLLGKDDVETVQVSVGGQNPMAPGASNGGLLFVTFDEDTPEFTKVKDDTLAELQNMKTDGEWKSQDFAATGASSQVSYGIYGSSLKDLQAAAEEVETVLTDNKELKDPKTSLSRTYKEYTLEADQEKLTQAGLTTAQIGGVLYPDTRKDVLTKLDQDGRSIDVVIHKDTESLKSIDDLLKQTVMSPLGKEIPVSDLVTVKEGTTSDTVSRKDGKLYASVTADITSKDVGSVSADVQKQIDKLDLPSGVQVKSAGVTEDIAEAFTQLGLAMLAAIAIVYLILVITFGGGLAPLAILFSLPFTVIGALVGLLIAGETISVSAMIGLLMLIGIVVTNAIVLIDRVIHQEQAGSPTREALLEAGATRLRPILMTALATIGALIPLAIGAEGSGLISKGLGVTVIGGLVSSTLLTLVFVPIVYEFLGKFRRKKTAARM